The proteins below are encoded in one region of Drosophila santomea strain STO CAGO 1482 chromosome 2R, Prin_Dsan_1.1, whole genome shotgun sequence:
- the LOC120446602 gene encoding uncharacterized protein LOC120446602 isoform X4 yields the protein MPGTSYPTNNDNFSNGFPMANTQSERLLQAQNRRKFSFPATLHSASLLEVGGGPKETTRRRLSNVSDAVTRKLSYTIGWKAAQIPAQDIISQGRCLCGHYIKRRLRRSGLFNKKLGLQRIRSILGSTSMGIVRDVFPAVQVASAGR from the exons ATGCCCGGCACCTCGTATCCCACGAATAATGATAATTTCAGCAACGGATTTCCGATGGCCAACACACAAAGTGAGCGCCTGCTGCAGGCACAGAATCGCAGAAAGTTCAGTTTTCCAGCCACACTCCATTCGGCCTCACTTTtggaggtgggtggtgggccCAAGGAGACCACGAGGCGGAGGTTGAGCAATGTCAGCGATGCCGTCACCAGGAAACTCTCCTATACGATTGGCTGGAAGGCGGCACAGATACCGGCGCAGGATATCATATCTCAG GGTCGTTGCCTGTGCGGTCATTACATCAAGAGACGTCTGAGAAGATCCGGTTTGTTCAATAAAAAGCTGGGACTGCAGCGCATACGCAGCATACTGGGCTCCACCTCCATGGGCATTGTGCGAGATGTGTTTCCAGCGGtccaagtggcaagtg CTGGGCGATGA
- the LOC120446602 gene encoding bcl-2-related ovarian killer protein homolog B isoform X1, translating to MPGTSYPTNNDNFSNGFPMANTQSERLLQAQNRRKFSFPATLHSASLLEVGGGPKETTRRRLSNVSDAVTRKLSYTIGWKAAQIPAQDIISQGRCLCGHYIKRRLRRSGLFNKKLGLQRIRSILGSTSMGIVRDVFPAVQVLGDELERMHPRVYTGVARQICRNPGGEFHTPDAVSLLLGAVGRELFRVEITWSKVISLFAIAGGLSVDCVRQGHPEYLPKLMESVSEVIEDELVPWINENGGWSGINTHVLPTTNSLNPLEWTTLVIGVVFGLILVLMILRFIFNAIVPKIYQRFTN from the exons ATGCCCGGCACCTCGTATCCCACGAATAATGATAATTTCAGCAACGGATTTCCGATGGCCAACACACAAAGTGAGCGCCTGCTGCAGGCACAGAATCGCAGAAAGTTCAGTTTTCCAGCCACACTCCATTCGGCCTCACTTTtggaggtgggtggtgggccCAAGGAGACCACGAGGCGGAGGTTGAGCAATGTCAGCGATGCCGTCACCAGGAAACTCTCCTATACGATTGGCTGGAAGGCGGCACAGATACCGGCGCAGGATATCATATCTCAG GGTCGTTGCCTGTGCGGTCATTACATCAAGAGACGTCTGAGAAGATCCGGTTTGTTCAATAAAAAGCTGGGACTGCAGCGCATACGCAGCATACTGGGCTCCACCTCCATGGGCATTGTGCGAGATGTGTTTCCAGCGGtccaagtg CTGGGCGATGAACTGGAGCGCATGCATCCCAGAGTTTACACCGGAGTAGCGCGGCAGATTTGCCGAAATCCGGGTGGTGAGTTCCATACCCCGGATGCAGTGAGCTTGCTTTTGGGCGCCGTGGGCCGGGAGCTCTTTCGGGTGGAGATCACCTGGAGCAAGGTGATCTCATTGTTTGCCATCGCCGGCGGTCTTTCCGTTGACTGTGTACGTCAAGGACATCCGGAATATCTGCCCAAGTTGATGGAGAGCGTTTCGGAGGTGATCGAAGATGAGCTGGTTCCGTGGATCAACGAGAATGGTGGCTGG AGCGGCATCAACACACATGTTTTGCCCACAACCAACAGCCTGAATCCTTTAGAGTGGACCACTTTGGTCATAGGCGTAGTGTTTGGCCTGATTCTAGTTTTAATGATTCTGCGATTTATATTTAACGCGATTGTACCAAAAATATACCAACGGTTTACGAATTGA
- the LOC120446601 gene encoding electron transfer flavoprotein subunit alpha, mitochondrial, with protein MFASNTRNLMRSSILQRCKSTLVVAEHNNEALNPITLNTISAAKKIGGDVTVLVAGTKCGPASEALSKVDGVSKVLVAENAAFNGFTAESLTPLVLAAQSQFKFTHILAGASAFGKNVLPRVAAKLDVSPISEIIDVKSEDTFVRTIYAGNAILTLKSKDAVKVITVRSTNFPPAATSGGSGAVEQAPAGDFASSLSEFVSQELTKSDRPELAGAKVIVSGGRGLKSGDNFKLLYDLADKFGAAVGASRAAVDAGFVPNDLQIGQTGKIVAPELYIAVGISGAIQHLAGMKDSKTIVAINKDPEAPIFQVADIGIVADLFKAVPELTGKL; from the exons ATGTTCGCCAGCAACACGCGTAATCTTATGCGCAGCAGCATC ttgcagcgATGCAAGAGCACCTTGGTGGTCGCCGAGCACAACAATGAGGCCCTCAACCCAATCACCCTGAACACCATATCCGCGGCCAAGAAGATCGGTGGTGACGTCACAGTTCTGGTGGCAGGCACAAAATGCGGACCC GCCTCCGAGGCTCTTTCCAAGGTGGATGGCGTGTCCAAGGTTCTGGTGGCCGAGAACGCCGCCTTCAACGGTTTCACCGCTGAATCGCTGACCCCATTGGTCCTGGCCGCCCAATCTCAGTTCAAGTTCACCCACATCCTGGCCGGAGCTTCTGCTTTTGGCAAAAACGTGCTGCCCCGCGTGGCGGCCAAACTGGATGTGTCGCCCATTTCGGAGATCATCGATGTTAAGTCGGAGGACACCTTTGTGCGCACTATCTACGCCGGAAATGCCATCCTCACACTGAAATCCAAGGATGCCGTTAAGGTGATTACTGTGAGGAGCACCAACTTCCCACCAGCAGCCACCAGCGGAGGAAGTGGTGCTGTGGAGCAGGCTCCAGCTGGAGACTTCGCCAGCAGCCTGTCTGAATTTGTATCCCAGGAGCTGACCAAGTCCGATCGCCCAGAGCTGGCCGGAGCCAAGGTTATTGTGTCCGGAGGAAGGGGCCTGAAGTCCGGAGATAACTTCAAGCTGTTGTACGATCTGGCCGATAAGTTTGGAGCTGCTGTGGGTGCCTCTCGTGCTGCCGTCGATGCTGGATTTGTGCCTAACGATCTGCAAATCGGTCAGACCGGAAAGATTGTGGCCCCCGAGCTGTACATCGCCGTTGGAATCTCAGGCGCCATCCAGCACTTGGCTGGCATGAAGGACTCCAAGACGATCGTGGCCATCAACAAGGATCCCGAAGCCCCCATCTTCCAGGTCGCCGATATTGGCATCGTGGCCGATCTTTTCAAGGCTGTGCCCGAACTAACCGGAAAGTTGTAA
- the LOC120446602 gene encoding bcl-2-related ovarian killer protein homolog B isoform X2, translating into MANTQSERLLQAQNRRKFSFPATLHSASLLEVGGGPKETTRRRLSNVSDAVTRKLSYTIGWKAAQIPAQDIISQGRCLCGHYIKRRLRRSGLFNKKLGLQRIRSILGSTSMGIVRDVFPAVQVLGDELERMHPRVYTGVARQICRNPGGEFHTPDAVSLLLGAVGRELFRVEITWSKVISLFAIAGGLSVDCVRQGHPEYLPKLMESVSEVIEDELVPWINENGGWSGINTHVLPTTNSLNPLEWTTLVIGVVFGLILVLMILRFIFNAIVPKIYQRFTN; encoded by the exons ATGGCCAACACACAAAGTGAGCGCCTGCTGCAGGCACAGAATCGCAGAAAGTTCAGTTTTCCAGCCACACTCCATTCGGCCTCACTTTtggaggtgggtggtgggccCAAGGAGACCACGAGGCGGAGGTTGAGCAATGTCAGCGATGCCGTCACCAGGAAACTCTCCTATACGATTGGCTGGAAGGCGGCACAGATACCGGCGCAGGATATCATATCTCAG GGTCGTTGCCTGTGCGGTCATTACATCAAGAGACGTCTGAGAAGATCCGGTTTGTTCAATAAAAAGCTGGGACTGCAGCGCATACGCAGCATACTGGGCTCCACCTCCATGGGCATTGTGCGAGATGTGTTTCCAGCGGtccaagtg CTGGGCGATGAACTGGAGCGCATGCATCCCAGAGTTTACACCGGAGTAGCGCGGCAGATTTGCCGAAATCCGGGTGGTGAGTTCCATACCCCGGATGCAGTGAGCTTGCTTTTGGGCGCCGTGGGCCGGGAGCTCTTTCGGGTGGAGATCACCTGGAGCAAGGTGATCTCATTGTTTGCCATCGCCGGCGGTCTTTCCGTTGACTGTGTACGTCAAGGACATCCGGAATATCTGCCCAAGTTGATGGAGAGCGTTTCGGAGGTGATCGAAGATGAGCTGGTTCCGTGGATCAACGAGAATGGTGGCTGG AGCGGCATCAACACACATGTTTTGCCCACAACCAACAGCCTGAATCCTTTAGAGTGGACCACTTTGGTCATAGGCGTAGTGTTTGGCCTGATTCTAGTTTTAATGATTCTGCGATTTATATTTAACGCGATTGTACCAAAAATATACCAACGGTTTACGAATTGA
- the LOC120446600 gene encoding RNA/RNP complex-1-interacting phosphatase, whose product MSKAIPDRWLNYKPIGDRVPGTRFIAFKVPLNQHVNARVNENLRLAPESLLQSVPDLGLIIDLTNTNRYYRPSALTDHDVRHQKLMIPGKQTPSRALAEKFCGFVADFLESNADNDKLIGVHCTHGVNRTGYLICYFMISVMNKSPEEAIKTFSSARGHEIERHNYLNSLRTLPNQQTNRQRSSIERSSANRSKKDHNNRYGYSTKPEDWRQQVRHYTGDEDVHYKSHHRDFNACPYGRGKQESYQDPHDHSRGNRWSQQTYFRSYERDQEEWQDRTRGYRSGERDQQSWRRYHQDHDQKYQRDYSSRNYSNRNFRERNYSERNYSERNYRNQE is encoded by the exons ATGAGCAAAGCTATACCAGACAG ATGGTTGAACTACAAACCGATTGGAGATCGTGTTCCTGGCACTCGCTTCATAGCATTCAAGGTGCCGCTGAATCAG CATGTCAACGCCAGAGTGAATGAGAATCTCCGCCTGGCGCCCGAATCCCTTCTGCAGTCCGTTCCCGATCTGGGTCTCATCATCGATCTGACCAACACGAATCGATACTACCGGCCAAGTGCCCTAACCGACCACGATGTGCGTCACCAGAAGCTGATGATCCCCGGGAAGCAGACGCCTTCGCGGGCTCTTGCCGAAAA ATTCTGTGGTTTCGTGGCAGACTTCCTTGAGAGCAATGCGGATAATG ACAAACTAATTGGAGTCCATTGCACACACGGAGTAAATCGCACTGGATACCTGATCTGCTACTTCATGATCTCCGTAATGAACAAGTCCCCTGAGGAGGCGATAAAAA CCTTTTCTTCGGCCCGCGGTCATGAAATCGAACGACACAATTACTTGAACTCCCTAAGGACACTCCCGAATCAACAGACCAATAGGCAGCGTTCTTCCATAGAGAGATCCTCAGCGAATCGAAGTAAAAAGGACCATAACAATAGGTATGGCTATAGCACAAAACCAGAAGATTGGCGGCAGCAAGTTAGACATTACACAGGGGATGAAGATGTGCATTACAAGTCCCACCACA GAGACTTTAACGCCTGTCCATATGGTCGCGGGAAACAGGAATCCTATCAGGACCCCCATGACCATTCAAGAGGCAATCGCTGGAGCCAACAGACTTATTTCCGCAGCTATGAAAGGGATCAGGAGGAATGGCAGGATAGGACTCGAGGGTACCGATCAGGAGAACGCGATCAGCAGAGCTGGAGACGCTATCACCAGGACCATGATCAAAAGTATCAAAGGGACTATTCGAGCAGAAACTACAGCAACAGAAACTTCAGGGAAAGAAACTACAGTGAAAGAAACTACAGCGAAAGAAACTACAGAAATCAGGAGTAG
- the LOC120446602 gene encoding bcl-2-related ovarian killer protein isoform X3, which translates to MCFQRSKWQVLGDELERMHPRVYTGVARQICRNPGGEFHTPDAVSLLLGAVGRELFRVEITWSKVISLFAIAGGLSVDCVRQGHPEYLPKLMESVSEVIEDELVPWINENGGWSGINTHVLPTTNSLNPLEWTTLVIGVVFGLILVLMILRFIFNAIVPKIYQRFTN; encoded by the exons ATGTGTTTCCAGCGGtccaagtggcaagtg CTGGGCGATGAACTGGAGCGCATGCATCCCAGAGTTTACACCGGAGTAGCGCGGCAGATTTGCCGAAATCCGGGTGGTGAGTTCCATACCCCGGATGCAGTGAGCTTGCTTTTGGGCGCCGTGGGCCGGGAGCTCTTTCGGGTGGAGATCACCTGGAGCAAGGTGATCTCATTGTTTGCCATCGCCGGCGGTCTTTCCGTTGACTGTGTACGTCAAGGACATCCGGAATATCTGCCCAAGTTGATGGAGAGCGTTTCGGAGGTGATCGAAGATGAGCTGGTTCCGTGGATCAACGAGAATGGTGGCTGG AGCGGCATCAACACACATGTTTTGCCCACAACCAACAGCCTGAATCCTTTAGAGTGGACCACTTTGGTCATAGGCGTAGTGTTTGGCCTGATTCTAGTTTTAATGATTCTGCGATTTATATTTAACGCGATTGTACCAAAAATATACCAACGGTTTACGAATTGA
- the LOC120444930 gene encoding uncharacterized protein LOC120444930: protein MHLVITHTNFITGKSLPNIINELNERLTISTNIIFCKQFDNLIPFEAPTSRFVYSSLEAFNITSLRNHVGNDNKLFIIVGNEPPYELLAKLELSFQQVDFLLVIDNRIEEEKWKRFINYAWRLGYVKILIYSTCTGLAYDKILFPSLRIRETNIEDYMKVRGTIHNVNGFQVRVAAYNNVPRSFIYSDRNGKTIYAGYYMRFARAFMKHINATFKAVHTPNDSPLNCTQFILNNTVDMCADALVQNSKVFFISREVRISPANVVVPHGKPLHSYRYLTAPFNTKVWIVLATYVFLISLFLCLIHWLRSGKWDFSGNLLEVYSSLLFNGFHLKAIKGTERYILFGVLFISGFVYSTMYLGLLKSMLISETFEKQIQTFEELAASNIPLLIDPYDSMIFQQHHIPKSLWTAVRTVPSETLLRHRNNFDQKYAYVLFPDRMDMFIYAQKYLRHPKFRRIPIDICFLFAGFPMSKKWFLKHHLSRAWFHAFESGILDKMASDSYRESVGQGYLNFPITEPLEAKPLGLYYFVMPAISLVLAPSSCVVCPQSTLNISKKEPPADINRMKIYGHRLEHLMALSLDAIGPRLWVSQMLKIKRAEPTAPPAPPAPPAPPAPLAMMITNFLEFHALSSLIEMQIFLNFYCIFTRSEPTAC, encoded by the exons ATGCATCTTGTGATTACCCATACAAATTTCATAACTGGCAAAAGTTTGCCTAATATTATAAATGAGCTCAACGAGCGCCTAACAATCTCCactaatattattttctgCAAGCAGTTTGACAACCTAATACCCTTTGAAGCACCCACATCGAGATTCGTATACAGCTCGTTGGAAGCCTTCAATATCACCAGCTTAAGGAACCACGTGGGAAACGACAATAAGCTCTTTATAATAGTGGGAAATGAGCCACCTTATGAACTGTTGGCCAAACTTGAGCTAAGCTTTCAGCAGGTGGACTTTCTCTTAGTGATCGACAACCGAATCGAGGAAGAGAAATGGAAGCGCTTTATAAATTATGCTTGGCGGCTGGGATATGTCAAGATCTTAATATATTCAACATGCACAGGACTTGCCTATGACAAAATACTATTTCCGAGTCTGAGGATAAGGGAAACTAATATTGAAGACTATATGAAGGTTCGCGGCACAATTCACAATGTTAATGGCTTTCAAGTTCGAGTGGCTGCGTACAACAATGTTCCCcgaagttttatttattcagatAGAAATGGCAAAACGATATATGCTGGATATTATATGCGATTTGCACGCGCCTTTATGAAACACATAAACGCTACTTTCAAGGCAGTTCATACACCCAACGATTCACCACTAAATTGCACCCAATTTATTCTGAATAATACGGTGGATATGTGCGCCGATGCTTTGGTTCAAAACTCCAAAGTGTTTTTTATATCCAGAGAGGTCAGAATTTCTCCTGCCAATGTGGTGGTACCTCATGGAAAACCATTGCATAGCTATAGATACTTGACAGCGCCGTTCAACACCAAAGTGTGGATTGTTTTAGCCACTTATGTGTTTCTGATTTCCTTGTTTCTTTGTCTGATACACTGGCTTAGAAGCGGAAAATGGGACTTTAGTGGAAATTTGCTCGAAGTGTACAGCTCACTTTTATTCAATGGCTTTCACCTGAAGGCGATCAAGGGAACGGAACGCTACATTCTGTTTGGAGTATTATTCATATCGGGATTTGTGTACTCCACCATGTATTTGGGTTTGCTGAAGAGCATGCTCATTTCGGAGACTTTTGAGAAGCAGATACAAACCTTCGAGGAACTGGCTGCATCAAATATTCCGCTCCTCATCGATCCGTATGATAGTATGATCTTTCAACAGCATCACATTCCAAAATCGCTGTGGACCGCTGTGAGAACAGTGCCATCGGAAACCTTACTCAGACATCGAAACAACTTTGACCAGAAGTACGCCTATGTGTTGTTTCCAGATCGCATGGACATGTTCATCTACGCCCAGAAATACCTACGGCATCCCAAGTTCCGTCGCATACCCATCGACATTTGTTTCCTCTTTGCCGGATTCCCCATGAGCAAAAAGTGGTTCCTCAAGCATCACCTCAGTAGGGCCTGGTTCCATGCATTCGAGAGCGGCATATTAGATAAAATGGCCTCGGATTCCTATCGCGAGTCAGTGGGCCAGGGATATCTCAACTTTCCCATTACGGAGCCCTTGGAGGCGAAGCCTTTGGGTCTATATTACTTCGTGATGCCAGCGATTTCGCTAGTCCTCG CTCCATCATCCTGTGTCGTTTGTCCCCAATCAACTCTAAATATTTCCAAGAAAGAGCCTCCTGCAGACATTAATCGAATGAAGATCTACGGACATCGCCTGGAGCATTTGATGGCACTTTCGCTGGATGCCATTGGGCCACGTCTTTGGGTCAGTCAGATGCTAAAAATAAAGA GAGCAGAACCGACGGCACCACCGGCACCACCGGCACCACCGGCACCACCGGCACCGCTGGCCATGATGATCACTAATTTCCTGGAATTTCACGCGCTCTCCTCGCTTATCGAGATGCAAATTTTTCTCAACTTTTATTGTATCTTCACACGATCTGAGCCGACTGCTTGTTAA